Within Gemmatimonadaceae bacterium, the genomic segment CGCAAGGCAAGAAGGAGATCGCTCAGGTCGGCGCAATCTCCGCCAACAACGACAAGGAAATCGGCGATCTGATTGCCGAGGCGATGGAAAAGGTCGGCAAGGACGGCGTCATCACCGTCGAAGAAGCCAAGGGCCTCGAGACGACGCTGGAGACCGTCGAGGGCATGCAGTTCGACCGCGGCTACCTCTCGCCCTACTTCGTCACCGATCCCGAGAAGATGGAAGCGGTTCTTGAGGACGCGATGATCCTCATCCACGACAAGAAGATCTCGTCGATGAAGGATCTCCTCCCGATTCTCGAGAAGGTCGCTCAGCTCGGCAAGCCGCTGCTCATCATCGCCGAGGACCTCGAGGGTGAGGCCCTCGCCACGCTGGTCGTGAACAAGCTCCGTGGCACGCTCCGCGTTGCCGCTGTGAAGGCCCCCGGCTTCGGCGATCGCCGCAAGGCGATGCTGCAGGACGTCGCGGTTCTCACCGGCGGTCAGGTGATCTCCGAGGAAGTCGGCTTCAAGCTCGAGAACGCGGTCGTCACCGACCTCGGCAAGGCCAAGCGCATCGTCGTGGACAAGGACAACACCACGCTCATAGACGGCGCCGGAGAGGACGACAAGATTCAGGGTCGCATCAAGGAGATCAAGGCAGCGATCGAGAAGACGACCTCGGATTACGACAAGGAGAAGCTGCAGGAGCGCCTGGCGAAGATCGCCGGCGGTGTTGCGATAATCAACGTCGGGGCGGCGACCGAGAGCGAGATGAAGGAGAAGAAAGCTCGCGTCGAGGACGCGCTGCACGCTACGCGCGCTGCGGTGGAAGAGGGGATCGTCCCGGGCGGCGGAGTCGCGCTGATTCGTGCCCAGAAGGCGCTCAAGACGCTCAAGCTCGAAGATTCTGACGAGCAGATCGGCGTCGGCATCGTCAGCCGCGCCATCGAGGAGCCGATCCGCATGATCGTCGAGAACGCCGGTGGAGAAGGCTCCATCGTCGTCGAGAAGGTTCGCAACTCGAAGGAGAGCAACTACGGCTACAACGCTCTCACCGACGAGTACGAGAATCTGGTCGAGGCCGGTGTCATCGATCCGACCAAGGTGACGCGCACGGCGCTTCAGAACGCCGCGTCGATCGCCGGGCTTCTGCTCACGACCGAAGCGGTGGTCGTCGAGAAGAAGGAAGACAAGAACGGCGCTTCGGGCGGCGGCGCGCAGGGCGGCATGGGCGGGATGTACTAGGCTCGGCTCTGCGCTCTAAACGAGACGGGGTCGCGAAAGCGGCCCCGTCTTTTTTTGGAACATCGCTTGCGTTTGGATGTGTGAATACTGTCTTGCGAAGGATGAATCGAATGAATCGATGGAACAAAGCGGCGACCGCCGCTGCAGCTATTACAATCGGATCTTTCTCTCTCATCGGCATGGCCAGCCCATTCGTGGACGGTCGCGAATTGAATGGGCCGAGGCTGGTTGCCGACCTCTCTGACAAGATCCTCTACGTCTACGAGGGTGACTCCGTAGTGGACATGTACGACACCGCTTCGCGATGACGCGCTCTCCGCTGGATCTCGATCAGGCGACGATGAAGCGGCTCGGACATCGAGTGGCGGACCTCGTCGCGGACCATCTTGCCAACATCCGGGAAGAGCTGGTGATCGCCGCTGCGCCGCGTCACGCCCTGAACGAATCGCTGCTCATTCCCGCGCCGCGCGATGGTACGGAATTCGAATCCCTCATCGCGACTCTCCGCGAGAATGTCTTTCCGTATCACGCTCGTGAGCCGCATCCGGGTTTTCTGGCCTACGTTCCGAGCTGTCCGACTTTTCCCGCGCTGCTCGGAGACTGGATCGCCACCGGCTACAACTTCTTCGCGGGCGTCTGGCCGGTGGCGGCAGGGCCCAATCAGATCGAGATGGTCGTGCTCGAGTGGATCCGCGAATGGATGGGTATGCCGGCGGGCGCGAGCGGGCTTCTCACGTCGGGTGGCTCGGCGGCAAACATGACGGCGGTCGTCGCGGCGCGGCACGCGGCGATCGAGAATGGGGCGGATATCTCCAAGCTTACGGTCTACACATCAGCGCAGGCGCACTCATCAGTCGTGCGCGCGGCCTGGATCGCGGGCATCAAGCGCGAGAACGTGCGCATAATCGAGATGGACGATCTGTTTCGCATTGTGCCGTCCGACCTGGACCGCAAGGTCGCCAGCGATCGCGATGCCGGCCTCGCTCCGTTCCTCGTTGTTGCGAGCGCCGGAACCACAAACACCGGTTCGGTGGATCCCATTCACCCGGTCGCCGACTTCTGCGTGAAGGAGAATCTGTGGCTGCACGTTGACGCAGCGTATGCGGGATTCGCTGCGCTTACCGCAGAAGGCAGCCGCATGCTCGACGGAATCGAGCGTGCGGACAGTCTCACGCTCGATCCACACAAGTGGCTATTCGTTCCCTTCGAATGCGGATGCCTGATGGTTCGCGATCCGGCGCGGCTCGAGGCGGCGTTCCGTATCTGGCCGGAGTATCTGAAGGACGTCGAGCCGGGCGAAGAGGAAGTCAACTTCGCCGATCGCGGCGTGCAGCTCACACGATATTCGCGTGCGCTCAAGATCTGGATGTCGGTGAGCTATTTCGGAACCGCCGCGATCACTCAGGCCATTCAGGACGGCATGGACCGGGCGCGGCTTCTCGAGTCGCTCATCCATGAGTCCGATGACTTCGAGTCACTATGTCCGGCGCAGTTCGGAATATTCTGCTTTCGCGCCAACCCGCGTCACGTGCCTGCGGAAGCTCTCGACGCGCTCAACGAGCGAATCAACGCGCGCGTCGTCTCCGAAGGAAGATTCCTCATCTCATCCACCCGCCTGCGGGGACACTTCTCGCTGAGGATGTGCACGCTTGGCTTCCGCACGACGCACGACGACATTCGCGACCTTTTCGCTTCCATCGAGCGCGCATTGCACACCGAGCTCGGCGAGCTGCAGGTGGATGGTGCTTCTGCCGGAGCGGCTATCGCGCCATGACTGCGCGCCTGGCGGCTCGCGGCTCGAGCCCGCCGTAACCCATGTCGAGATCGAAGCCGTTAGCTCCGACGACGTCGTCGCGCCTGCCGCTCCCGAGAACGCACAGCTTCACTGCGAATCCCCGCTGACACGGTACGCTACCTCGAGCTGCTTCCTCGCTTTCGCGCCGAGGGAGACATGGCGGCGAGCCATCATTCGCTCGGCTACCTCGAGGAATTTCCCCGATTCGAATCGCGAGTACGGCTCGGTGTCGCCCCACGCGAACGGCGGAACGTGCTTCGGCGAAGTGTGCGCACCATAGATACTGGCGCCGGCACCCATGACGCAGCCGGTCGTCAGCATGGTCCCGATCCCCGTCTTGGCGTGATCGCCTATGAGGCTGCCAAGAAACTGCAGGCCAGTGTCCCTCAGACCGTGC encodes:
- the groL gene encoding chaperonin GroEL (60 kDa chaperone family; promotes refolding of misfolded polypeptides especially under stressful conditions; forms two stacked rings of heptamers to form a barrel-shaped 14mer; ends can be capped by GroES; misfolded proteins enter the barrel where they are refolded when GroES binds), with the protein product MAAKELHFNTEARAALKRGVDQLAEAVKVTLGPKGRNVVIEKKFGAPTITKDGVTVAKEIELSDPLENMGAQMVKEVATKTSDIAGDGTTTATILAQAIFREGLKNVTAGVNPMALKRGIDKAVACVVEDLKKMSVPTQGKKEIAQVGAISANNDKEIGDLIAEAMEKVGKDGVITVEEAKGLETTLETVEGMQFDRGYLSPYFVTDPEKMEAVLEDAMILIHDKKISSMKDLLPILEKVAQLGKPLLIIAEDLEGEALATLVVNKLRGTLRVAAVKAPGFGDRRKAMLQDVAVLTGGQVISEEVGFKLENAVVTDLGKAKRIVVDKDNTTLIDGAGEDDKIQGRIKEIKAAIEKTTSDYDKEKLQERLAKIAGGVAIINVGAATESEMKEKKARVEDALHATRAAVEEGIVPGGGVALIRAQKALKTLKLEDSDEQIGVGIVSRAIEEPIRMIVENAGGEGSIVVEKVRNSKESNYGYNALTDEYENLVEAGVIDPTKVTRTALQNAASIAGLLLTTEAVVVEKKEDKNGASGGGAQGGMGGMY
- a CDS encoding aminotransferase class V-fold PLP-dependent enzyme yields the protein MTRSPLDLDQATMKRLGHRVADLVADHLANIREELVIAAAPRHALNESLLIPAPRDGTEFESLIATLRENVFPYHAREPHPGFLAYVPSCPTFPALLGDWIATGYNFFAGVWPVAAGPNQIEMVVLEWIREWMGMPAGASGLLTSGGSAANMTAVVAARHAAIENGADISKLTVYTSAQAHSSVVRAAWIAGIKRENVRIIEMDDLFRIVPSDLDRKVASDRDAGLAPFLVVASAGTTNTGSVDPIHPVADFCVKENLWLHVDAAYAGFAALTAEGSRMLDGIERADSLTLDPHKWLFVPFECGCLMVRDPARLEAAFRIWPEYLKDVEPGEEEVNFADRGVQLTRYSRALKIWMSVSYFGTAAITQAIQDGMDRARLLESLIHESDDFESLCPAQFGIFCFRANPRHVPAEALDALNERINARVVSEGRFLISSTRLRGHFSLRMCTLGFRTTHDDIRDLFASIERALHTELGELQVDGASAGAAIAP